One stretch of Muribaculum intestinale DNA includes these proteins:
- the miaA gene encoding tRNA (adenosine(37)-N6)-dimethylallyltransferase MiaA, which translates to MKPLLIVVTGPTGSGKTSLAIEIAQTLHCDIISADSRQLFRDIPIGTAAPSPEELAAARHHFIGTLALDEYYSAARFEEDVMALLPRLFQRDGCAVMCGGSMMYVDAVCRGIDELPTVSPQVRADTLALYQRDGLEGLRATLRNLDPEYLAGADLSNPRRLIHAIEISIEAGVPYSSLRVGAVRERPFRTLKFIIDHPREVLFSRINTRVDRMMADGLLDEARKVYPMRSLNSLNTVGFKEMFAYLDGEMDYDTAVARIKKNTRVYAKKQLTWLKRDPSVIHLDPSHPLLPQAMAQIGPAMPSPPTDRPEI; encoded by the coding sequence ATGAAACCTCTGCTTATCGTAGTGACCGGCCCAACCGGCTCGGGCAAGACATCGCTCGCCATAGAAATCGCGCAGACTCTGCACTGCGATATAATATCGGCCGATTCGCGACAGCTGTTCCGCGACATCCCCATCGGCACTGCCGCCCCATCGCCAGAGGAACTTGCCGCCGCGCGCCACCATTTCATCGGCACTCTGGCGCTCGACGAATACTACAGCGCGGCACGCTTCGAGGAGGATGTGATGGCACTGCTCCCCCGGCTTTTCCAGCGCGACGGATGCGCGGTGATGTGCGGCGGCTCAATGATGTATGTCGACGCCGTATGCCGCGGTATCGACGAGTTGCCCACCGTATCCCCACAAGTGCGCGCCGACACTCTCGCGCTCTACCAACGGGATGGACTCGAAGGACTGCGCGCCACTCTGCGCAATCTCGACCCCGAGTATCTGGCCGGAGCCGACCTGTCGAATCCGCGGCGCCTCATCCACGCCATAGAGATAAGCATCGAAGCAGGGGTGCCCTACTCGTCGCTGAGGGTAGGAGCCGTAAGGGAGCGCCCGTTCCGCACTCTCAAATTCATAATCGACCATCCGCGCGAAGTGCTATTCAGCCGCATCAACACAAGGGTTGACCGCATGATGGCCGACGGACTGCTCGACGAGGCCCGCAAGGTATATCCGATGCGCAGTCTCAACTCGCTCAACACTGTAGGATTCAAAGAAATGTTTGCATATCTCGACGGTGAGATGGACTACGACACCGCAGTGGCCCGCATCAAGAAAAACACCCGTGTATATGCCAAGAAACAGCTCACATGGCTCAAACGCGACCCGTCGGTGATACATCTCGACCCGTCGCACCCGCTGCTTCCCCAGGCCATGGCGCAAATCGGTCCGGCAATGCCCTCTCCACCAACCGACCGGCCTGAGATTTGA
- a CDS encoding NADH peroxidase, translating into MSKKFICTVCGYVHEGDAAPEKCPQCGVPASKFKELDETALLQFVTEHVIGIAKDTDDQMRADLNAHFMGECTEVGMYLAMSRQADREGYPEVAEAFKRYAFEEAEHAAKFAELLGDVVWDTKTNLEKRMAAEAGANADKMRIAKRAKELNLDAIHDTVHEMAKDEARHGQGFQGLYNRHFKK; encoded by the coding sequence ATGAGCAAGAAATTCATCTGTACAGTCTGCGGCTACGTTCACGAAGGTGACGCAGCTCCCGAAAAGTGTCCCCAGTGTGGTGTGCCCGCATCCAAGTTCAAGGAACTCGACGAGACAGCACTTCTCCAGTTTGTAACCGAGCACGTAATCGGCATCGCCAAAGATACCGACGACCAGATGCGCGCCGACCTCAACGCACACTTCATGGGTGAGTGCACCGAAGTAGGCATGTACCTTGCCATGTCGCGTCAGGCCGACCGCGAAGGCTATCCCGAAGTAGCCGAGGCTTTCAAGCGCTATGCATTTGAAGAAGCCGAGCACGCAGCCAAGTTTGCCGAACTCCTCGGCGACGTAGTGTGGGACACCAAGACCAACCTCGAAAAGCGCATGGCTGCAGAAGCCGGTGCCAACGCCGACAAGATGCGCATCGCCAAGCGCGCCAAGGAACTCAACCTCGACGCCATCCACGACACCGTACATGAAATGGCCAAGGACGAGGCTCGCCACGGACAGGGCTTCCAGGGTCTCTACAACCGTCACTTCAAAAAGTAA
- a CDS encoding EFR1 family ferrodoxin (N-terminal region resembles flavodoxins. C-terminal ferrodoxin region binds two 4Fe-4S clusters.) → MVYYFSGQGNSRAAAIALGKALGMEICRITRREIDNAHAAEPPTPDEASVWVFPVHAWGVPRVVEEFIERLASDTPDGGAGSVHHMVATCGDDIGRTDRLWAAMIRARGWRVGGVFSLTMPNTYVCLPGFDTDSAELAADKLDSASAGIEAIASRIADNRADGMRQVTPGSMPWAKSHILRPLFNAFLMSPRGFRVDRGKCNSCGVCSSVCPMDNITVDGSCPRWGSDCTMCLACYHRCPHDAIGYRCFTRGKGRVHTPSDAL, encoded by the coding sequence ATGGTATACTACTTTTCGGGACAGGGCAATTCGCGCGCGGCGGCCATAGCCCTCGGAAAGGCCCTCGGCATGGAGATATGCCGCATTACTCGCCGTGAGATTGACAATGCCCATGCGGCTGAGCCACCGACTCCCGACGAGGCCTCGGTGTGGGTGTTTCCGGTACATGCGTGGGGTGTGCCGCGTGTGGTTGAGGAGTTTATCGAGAGGCTTGCGTCTGACACTCCGGATGGTGGTGCCGGCTCTGTGCACCATATGGTGGCTACATGCGGCGACGATATAGGCCGCACCGACCGTCTCTGGGCCGCTATGATACGAGCCCGCGGATGGCGAGTGGGTGGAGTCTTCTCTCTGACGATGCCCAACACATATGTGTGTCTGCCCGGATTTGATACGGATTCGGCCGAGCTCGCGGCTGATAAGCTCGACAGTGCCTCTGCCGGCATTGAGGCAATAGCCTCGCGCATAGCCGACAACCGTGCCGACGGCATGAGGCAGGTGACGCCGGGCAGTATGCCGTGGGCGAAAAGCCACATATTGCGCCCGCTCTTCAATGCGTTTCTTATGTCGCCGCGCGGATTTCGTGTTGACCGAGGAAAATGCAATTCATGCGGAGTCTGCTCGTCGGTGTGTCCGATGGATAATATCACGGTCGACGGCAGTTGTCCGCGATGGGGCAGTGACTGCACGATGTGTCTGGCATGCTATCACCGCTGTCCTCACGACGCCATCGGATACAGATGTTTCACGCGTGGCAAGGGGAGGGTACATACACCCTCCGACGCGCTTTAG
- a CDS encoding DUF2027 domain-containing protein, with translation MAQIGDMVRYLNSVGGGRVVRIEGQVAYVDEDGFETPVLLRECVVVVPAQQAAPAARAAKSGAGQSASSGDRWWEKELKGKKEKAPSKEKPVYDPTVGKVAPEGFAGKGTISPKPEPAPDPDDTPEGEMLNIVLAFEAEEPRHLNTTEYDAYIVNDSNYTLFLTYLTRSDSDKGWTLRFAEAIEPHMQVPVQHITRDDLVAMDRVSVQYVAYKSGREFRLKSPVAVEHSIDTTKFFKLHCFRDNVYFDTPVIAIDITRNDVPQRPVVIDSGRLEDAMRSKRRGDEQPQARRVSRNDRKNVNEPIVVDLHISELLDNTAGLDNADMLQVQLHEFNRVMEENRAAKGRKIVFIHGKGEGVLRKAILKELSYKYKSCEVQDASFREYGFGATQVTIR, from the coding sequence ATGGCACAGATAGGAGATATGGTGCGCTACCTCAATTCGGTAGGTGGCGGCCGAGTGGTAAGGATTGAGGGCCAGGTGGCCTATGTTGACGAAGACGGCTTCGAGACTCCGGTGCTTCTGCGCGAATGTGTGGTAGTGGTGCCGGCACAGCAGGCGGCTCCGGCGGCACGCGCGGCAAAGAGCGGAGCCGGTCAGAGCGCTTCCTCCGGCGACCGCTGGTGGGAGAAAGAGTTGAAAGGCAAGAAGGAGAAAGCTCCGTCGAAGGAGAAGCCCGTATATGACCCTACGGTCGGAAAGGTAGCTCCCGAAGGATTTGCCGGAAAGGGCACGATATCGCCCAAGCCTGAGCCTGCCCCCGACCCAGATGATACTCCCGAGGGAGAGATGCTCAACATCGTGCTCGCTTTCGAGGCCGAGGAGCCGCGCCATCTCAACACTACCGAGTATGACGCATACATAGTCAACGACTCAAACTATACGCTGTTTCTCACCTACCTCACACGCTCCGACAGCGACAAGGGGTGGACTCTGCGTTTTGCCGAGGCAATCGAGCCACACATGCAGGTGCCGGTACAGCATATCACCCGCGACGACCTCGTGGCGATGGACCGCGTGAGCGTACAGTACGTGGCTTACAAGTCCGGACGTGAGTTCCGTCTGAAATCGCCTGTGGCCGTCGAGCATTCCATCGACACGACTAAGTTTTTCAAACTTCACTGCTTCCGCGACAACGTATATTTCGACACTCCCGTAATCGCAATCGACATCACCCGCAACGACGTGCCGCAGCGTCCGGTGGTCATCGACTCGGGCCGTCTGGAGGATGCCATGCGTTCCAAGCGTCGCGGCGACGAGCAGCCTCAGGCACGTCGTGTGAGCCGCAACGACCGCAAGAACGTCAATGAGCCGATTGTGGTCGACCTGCACATATCGGAGTTGCTAGACAACACTGCCGGGCTCGACAATGCCGACATGCTTCAGGTGCAGTTGCACGAGTTCAACCGTGTGATGGAGGAGAACCGCGCTGCCAAGGGGCGCAAGATTGTATTCATCCACGGCAAGGGCGAGGGAGTGCTGCGCAAGGCCATACTGAAGGAACTTTCCTATAAGTACAAGTCGTGTGAGGTGCAGGATGCCTCGTTTCGCGAATACGGCTTCGGAGCCACACAGGTGACTATAAGATAA